CGGACCTCCTAATGGGTTATTATTGTATTCTCCACGAAACTGACTTCCAACCTGAAACAGAAGACCAGATCATAAGCAGTGAGATTCATAAAAGCATTACTAAAACCTGCACAATTTCCATTTAGGTTGCCTATTGTTTTAAGCAAAAAAACTGATTTCAACGTAAATTAGATGACAATGAACACAATGAGAAGATTATTGCTGGAATTTCCATATAGGAGAAAGCACAAGAGACAAATCAACATAATTGCATAGCCAATCAGCAAAAACCATAGAACATATCGCCTAAAATGTAAGATATGGTAGTTGACTAGGCAGATGTAGCTGTCCCTGCGGGAACCTGACTATAGATTGGTTCAATTAACGAGCTGTAGCTAGTCAAAAACATAAATCACAATGATGGAAACCAAAGAATACCAATAAAAAAAATTTGTTGAGAATGATGCTGAGGAGGTTGCGTCTTGTAGCTACTGGCTCTTGTAATCCGAAACCAGATGACATATGAGATTAAATGGCTGGCTTTGGCGGGATAGATTGATGAGACTGCTGAGGTTGTGGAGCCACTTGCGGATCAACTTTTGGAGCCTAGATGAACAGAGTTGCAAAAGAAAGATGCATGAAATGCTCAATAGTATATGGTTTCAATCTGACCCGACCCGGCCTATGAAACATTCATGGCTCAAAAAGATTAATTAAACATGATTTGTATAGTTTTCTTTAATAACATAAATTAAAATTCCATAAAGATACAATTAATTTTTTATTTCCTATAGTTTACACATATAATAGGTGTTCTCAAATTTTTTTGTGATAAATCAAAAGTATATATATACCTTTGTTATATATTTTTTTTAAAGTATATGAAACTATAATTAACTTCAAACTAATATTTATATCCGTTCTTTTTTATTATTTACATGTGTTTGATCTTTAGACTATGTGAGTCTACATATATTTTCAATTCTAACTTAACTGATAGTAAAAAAAGAGTCGTCCATGAAACTTTTATACTAGATCAAGTGTCTTTCACTTTCAATTACTTAAACTTCCTCACCATTTTTGTAGGTCTCCTGAATAATTTTAGCATAAATCTAAGATATAGTCATGCATTAGATATGTAAATTAAATTTACTCAAATATTCTTTAAGTTACCATGTTAACTGAAAACGTAACATGCATTAATCTATAGACCTATATATATATTAGAAATATATCCTTTTGAAAAGCAAATTCTTGAACCACAAGTTTAAGATTACAAAGCGTGTGACACGGTTTTGGCATTATCACTTTCTCGTTGCAGCAGCTATTTTCTTTTAAATTTTGTTTTCATATAGTTTCCTATTCAGTTCATTACAAACCAATAAATGGAGCCAGGAAGAACTACAGCTTGCAATTGGTGGTGAAGCAACAACACACGTCCGACATCAACTATAGCTTAACAGTGACTTCCTCCTGTGAGTGTTTTTGTTACTTGTTAATCAGATCAAATTCAAATTATGTTATATATCCTTGCTAATATAAAATCTGCATGGCTGCATCTATTATATACCAAGCTGTTGTAGTATAATTCTCTTTTGTGTGATCTGAATTTGATGTTTAGTTTTGCGGTATATGGAATTTGTGAATATAACTTCGATAATTTATTAATAGGGCAAGAAGCGGGTCAAACTGAATCGGGTTGGGTCGGGTCGGGTCAAGTCAAATAAAAAGCCTTATCTTCTTCGCTTCACTCTCTCACATATCCACACAACAAAAAGAAATGGCTCTCACGGTGAGCACCGGTGGCGGAGGAGCTAGCTTCCGCTCCATAGACCTCACAGACTCTTCTCGTAATCCCTTCTCCACCTCCAGACTCCATTACCCATCGAGAGCCCGTCTTCACATAGTCTCCGCCGCCAAAAAGCCCTCCACCCAAACCGGTCGGTTCGACAGCAAGAAGCGTCGGACCCTCGTCCCGACAACAACCAAAGAACAGCCGGAAGAAAGCAACGGTCTTTACGAAGAGAACCCGCCGTCTCAGATCGACATCTCCGACGATGACGAAGATAGGTTTGCCGTGAACACTCGTTTCAGAGGCGATCCAAAAGACGCGCCCAAGATTTCGGTTAAGGATCTTCCTGGGCTTGAACCGGATCCATTCGAAGGTCCTCAATGGGATGGTCTAGGCTTCTTCGTTCAATACCTATGGGCTTTCGGGATCCTCTTTGCGGTAAGTTTCACTCGATCAACTTCTTTTTATTAGAGTTTGATCAAATTGCATGATCGGTTTAGTGTAAACCGTGTATTTAACCGGTTCTTCATCTTCCTTTGTTGTTTCTTAGTTTTTTTACTCTCTAAAAATGAGTTAAATTGTTTCTTAGTTCTGTTGTTCGGTTACAGAGTCTGTTACTCTGTTTATATATACAGAGGGTTTACAAGAACCGGTTCAATACACGGTTTACACTAAACCAATCAGACAATTTTGATCTCTCTAATACTGTTACATGTGTTTGATGGTTTTGATCGTGTAACAGTTAATCTCCGGGGGAATTGCGGCGGGGACGTACAACGAAGGTGCGACGGATTTCAAGGAGACGCCAGTGTATAAGGAGGCGATGGAGTCTCGTGACCTTCTCGATGAAGCAGAGGGTTCGAACTCTGAAGATGTGTTCGAGTCTAATCCGACAGAAGTGGCGCCTAGTTTGGAATAGTTTTAAGTTCTGTGGTTTAGATGTGTTTGAAATATCATGAACTTCTTGTGTTTATAATGTTACAGAATCAAAGAAAAAATGATTATTAAACAAAGATTGTTGTTGTTCATTGTTATGTTTCTTGATTTTCATTTCAAGAACTGTAAACATAAAGAAATACATGTGAATGTAGCTAAACCGAGATGGTAGTTAATATTCAGACAGATTCAGATGAGGAGAGTCCCGGGTAGGGTTGCTGCGAAGGATAATTAGCTGAATCTCAGACTTGGAGCCAGAGGATCTTAGACCATAACCTAGCCCCAGAAAGCTAGTGGGTCTTGGTGCCACTTGTGCCACGGGGGTTGCTGATGAAGTTGAATGAAATTAGTAACAAATTAACAATTCTTGTTGAGATGTAAACTTTTTTTATGTTTTGGTTTAGATGATTTTTTTAGGGAAAGTGGCTTACCCTTGACACTAGAGTTGTTCTTTGCACCTGTGGAAACTTGAGAACCGGTTGAGCTTGAAGGTGGTGGAGCAACTGAGGTGGAATTACCAGGCGCCTCTACTCTTATTATCAATAATGTTATTTTTTTTTATCTTTTTTTTTTTTTTTTTTTTCGACAATGTGTAATCTTTTAACCTTTGAAAAGTAGTGACTCCCGGAACTCTTGTTTTCTAAATGCGATTTTTATATCCTAAACCAGAAGAAAAACACTCGTGAGATGTCAGTTTTTTTAGCATCTCCAACATAGTGGACATATAAACATAATTGCACGCTCGTGGAACATGAATGATGTTGAAATCCGGAAAGCAAATCAGCAGCGTCTCTATCCTTTCCAATTCTGTCGCAAAGCTAGGCCAGGCATGAGGATCCTTTATCATTGCTATCCGCTCCTTGCAGTCTGTCCCAAAGTTCTGGCAAGTTGAGTGTTGAAGCATGTTCTCCATTGCCCATCGCAGAGCTTCTACTTCCGAATGCAAAACTGATTCACGTCGATTGAAATTTCTTGTCCCCAACAATTGAATGTTTCTTCCACTGTCTCACCAGACCCATCCACATCCACTATACTGAGCTGAGGCTGTCCAAGATCCTTCTAGCAAGCAAATATTACCCAAGCTTATGACTTGGGGCTCCTCAGGAATGACTTCTTGTACCACAAGTTGTACCACTTCGTTCGCATTAAACCAGGCTTGACATTCACTCTTTGCATGTCGAACTAGCTCCAAAGGATCTCTGTCTATCTCCCTGAAAAGTTTGTCATTCCTAACCTTCCAAATGTAACAAATTATCCAGGGATAAGGATCCATGTCCTGTTCCGGCTCGATAATGCTGTTTTTTTTTCTCCAGAATAGGTAATCCATATTTGCGTAAATGCTTGGTACTGGAAATAAACCTGGGCTTGACGCAGTTGATGATAAGGTCCAGACTTGTAGAGCTGGCGGACACTCGAATATAGCATGGGTTACAGATTCTTGTAGCTCTCCACATCTTGGGCAGTAGTTATCATATCTCATATTGCGTCTTGCTAAATTCTTCGTTACTGCCACATGGCCAGTTAAGCTGCCATATAAGATGACATATCTTCGAAGGTGCTTTTATCTTCCAAGCGAAGGCTTGAAGCTTTGTGATACTCGGTTCTAGAACTTCCTTCTCCCCCTCTATCTTTAACACATTCTGAGCCACCTAATATCAAGATTTAACCGTGTATTGGTCATTCCTTGTGTAATTCCAACAGAATGTATCGCGACGATGTGCTGAACTTGTGGCCAAACTCCTTATAAGTGGTATGTCCTCTGGATTGACATAATTCTCCAAAAGACCAACATCCCACTCTTTCGTTTCCGGATTAATGAAGTCACTAACTCTCATATTAGGATGCATTATTTGCGCTATAGGGAGAGCTGGTCTCGCAGGGGTCGTTGGAATCCATGGATCCTCCCACACCTTGACTTCATAGCCTGAATGTATCTTCTGTCTGATTCCCGTTAAAAGCAACTTTCGCGCAGCACTAATGCTAGACCACACGTACGATGGGCTACTAGCAGAGATTACTCTGAGTGGTGATCTCATCCTATAGTATATTCCCCTAAAAACCCGGGCCACCAAAGAGTCTGGAAATTGAACTAGTCTCCATAATTGTTTTGCCAATAATGCCAAATTGAACTCATGGATCATACGAAAACCAATCCCACCCTCTTCCCTTGGTAAACAGACTTTCTCCCATTTCGCCCAGTGTATTCTTCTTTTTGGTGGATTTGAACTCCACCAGAATTTAGCAATGGCACTTGCAAGGTTTTCACATATCTCCAATGGGAGCAGGAAAGTAGACATTGCGTATGTCGGAAGAGCTAGCAGAATGGATTTAATCAACACTTCCTTTCCTCCTTTTGAGAGCCATCTACCTGTCCATCCATTCACTCTATGCATCAGCTTATCCTTTAGAAACGCAAAAAGTTTGCACTTAGAGCCACTTATGTCTTCCGGGATCCCTAGATAAGTACCCATTCCACCTTCGTTTTGAATTCCCAGCACATCTTTAATCTCTTGTCTACTTGTTGCATTAATCCGCTTACCAAAGAGTAAGGACGATTTATCAAAGTTGATACATTGGCCTGAAGATTTACCATACTTCCTGACTACTTTCATTACTTCTTCACATTCACGGGGCTCCGCCTTACGGAAGAAAATGCTATCATCAGCAAAAAGAAGGTGGGACACCGATGGACACGCGCGTGTAACACGCATCCCTGTTATCTTCCCTTGGCTCTCTGCATGATTGAGAAGGCTAGCGAGCACTTCCGTGCATAGAATAAAAATGAAAGGAGACAAAAGATCTCCTTGACGTAGACCTCTACCTGGAACAATATTTCCTCTTGGCCCTCCATTCATGAGGACGATATATTTCACCGACGTAATGCTTCGCATTATCCAGGCGATCCAAATTTCTGAGAAACCCATCTTGCGCATGACAGCTTCAATAAAAGACCATTACTTCCTATAATATGCTTTGCTCATGTCAGTTTTGATGGCCATCCTTTTATTGCGCCCACTTGGTTTAGTTCTCAGAGCGTGGAACATCTATTGTACGATCATAATATTGTCTGAGATCTGTCTCCCAGCAACAAAGGCTGACTGGGTTTCTGATATCAGGCATGGTAACACTTTCTTTAATCTCTAGCATAAGACCTTAGAGATTATCTTGTAGCTGACGTTGCACAAGCTAATGGGTCTGAACTGAGTCATTGCATTAGGCTTTGTTGTTTTCGGGATGAGGCATATATTTTTATCATTCAGTCCACTCGCCATTGTCCCCTCAAAAAGGAATTTATTAACCATAAGAGTTTTAAATCCTCCTTTACTATATCCCAAAAATTTTGGATGCATAGCAAAAAACGCTAATTTGACCTCCCATTCAGTGACCGGGGCGATAAGATTGACATTCATTGCACCAGTGATCGTGGTAGGAACTTGAACTAGCGCCTCTTCAATGTCCTCTGGATTTGATGATTCAAAGATCTATCTAAATTAGCTAGTAGCAATGGCTACTAGTCCTTCTTCATCCTCAACAATATTTCTATTCTCATCTAAGAGCCGTGTAATCTTATTTCTTGCTCTTCTTTGCTTTGTCAAGGCATGAATTTTTTTTGTGTTTCTATCTCCTTCTCTCAGCCAGAACACCCGACTTTTCTGTTTCCATAACATTTCTTCAGCTTTAAGAGCATCAGAGAATTCCTTCAAAGCTGCTGCAATTTCCCCAGTTGTGGCATTATCATCTGCATATAAGCCCTCCACTTTTTCTTTAAGCTCATCCACTAATTTCGCCGAGTTGACATTATGTTGTTTCCGCCATTCACTCAAGACCTTTCTGCAACTGGAAATATGTTCCATAATCGTTGCATTGGGAGGAAGATCGGAAGATTTCCATCCCGCAAGGATAACTTACCGTAGCTCCTCATTATCCAGCCATCTTTTATCAAACTTGAACTTTTTTGATCTTTTCATTGCCGTAGCAATGGCTTTATTATCAATAATGTTATTTCAAGACATTAATCTAATTTTTATTAACTTTGCAAAGAAATTCACATACTAGGGGAGGAGCAAAACGATGAATTGGCTGGAATGTTGCAAAGTGGAGCCAGTTGTAGAGCAAGAGTTTGATTAATTGGAAAAGCAGGGGAAACAGTAGAGGTATTGTTGAGTAAGAGACAGAGACAGGTCGGTTGTTGGCTAAATGTTTGGTTTAAGCCGTTACAACAGGGCTGAGCTGGAAGCTGGACAAAGCCTTGCACGAATGGACCACATGGAGCCAAGGAAAGAAGCATGGAGGCACATGTAGCTGGAACTTGAGCGAGAACCAGTTGTAGATTGGAGACATGAAGATTAAGATGTAATACATAGAATATAAGAAGAAGACCATTCCTCTGATTATTCGGATGTGATTGCCTTTCTGAGCTCTTAATATATATATAAGAAGAAGACATTTTTTTTCTTGGAGAGTAAGTTTCTTTCTTCTTTGTTTGAAAGAAAGTGGTGGTTTCTTTAGTATTAAAGGTCGGAATCAATTGGTTTGGTCTGTGTGACTGTGGATATGTGTTGTTATTGCACACATGATGTGTGTTTATTTGGTTGCAACACTTGATTTCTTCATGTTTGTGCCTTGTTTGTCTGGTGTTTCGACTTCATTCATAAATTATGCTTCTCGCTCACCAAAGGAGTCTGAGGAATCATTAATACAAACATTTCATAAAAACAATAACAGGAACAAACAACAAAGTCGTTGTAATATAGTGGTAAGTATTCCCGCCTGTCAAAGGGTAACCCGGGTTCGATTCCCGCAACGGCAAAAACCTTTTTATTTAAATTTTTGGGTCCCTCAGTTTTAGGTTTTTAGTTCCTCTCTTGATGAAATCAACTTCTTGTGACAGATGCATTTTTGAGCCCGCAACGGCGAAAACCTTTTTATTTAAATTTTTGGGTCCCTCAGTTTTAGGTTTTTAGTTCCTCTCTTGATGAAATCAACTTATTGTGACAGATGCATTTTTGAGCAATATAATATAGCCGATGTTGTGAACTCTAAAGAGAAACAACACAATCATGTTTAATTTACACTGACAATGACATATCTAAAGGACCTATAAGATATTTGGTTTCTTTGACCTAGAAGAACTTCTCTTAGAGAAAATAGTGCAGTGATCAGTGAATCCAATGTTAGTTGATTCTCAAGTTTCATGAGTTACGTGAAAAAGAAACTAAGAAACAATTAGAGAAGATGAAGAATTTTCTTTTCACATAGTTAAAAAGAATGAAACAGAACATACGAGAACGAAACCAGAATTCTTCTAGTGATGAAAAAAAAAAAAAAAGATGAATCATTGGAGCTCTGATGGATCTTGAAGAAGTGATGCTCTTTGTGGATTTGAAAGCAAAAGTTCTTGCATGTCCCTTGGTAGTACACTGAACACCGCCTGTAAATCCTTCTTCAGTTTCTCAAAACTTGCTTCTGAATCTGCACTGCCTCCTCCTGATTCCCTCAACTGCAAAAGAATTTTTTCAATATGTTACACAAGTGTTGGGTTCAGCTCCAGAGGGGACAGGTTCATGTCTATCATCACAGATATATAGCATAGAAGATAAACATACCTTGACTTCCTCATTAATGTACTTTTCAATGGCATCAAAGGAATCCACAGCTTCCAATTCATTCATCTGAGATGTAATCAGCCGCATATCGGTCCTCATTCTAGCCACCTTCCACAATCTACGTTGTTCTTGCTCAGCTACAGCACGCCGTCTTTGGAACCATGGGACAAAATTAGGCCCTTGTAGAAACCGCCTGGAAACAAATAGTTTATTAGTAACCAAAGATTCTCAAACTCAAAATGATGTTGGAGAAGACAGTAAATATACCTATACAAGTCAGGCCAGTTTGATTTCATGCGTTTAGACAAAAACTTCCCCACACCTCTCGCGGACAAGTTAGAAAGAAACTCATCAGCACTAAAGGACGGAAGCGGAGGAGGGGTGACATAAGGGGAAGATCCATCAGAAGGAGCGTTAACCTGAAAATAAGGACCAAAAGGAGCCAAGAAGTTTGTAGTCAACTCCAAGAAATGCCGTCGCAGAATCTCATTATTGACAACAGACATCGATTCCTCAACCCTAGGAGACATCCCAGCATCAACAAGCCTATTCAAAACCGAAGTATCCGGCTTCGTTATCGCAGCGTAACTCGTCCAGACAGCTTCCTTGTGCTCCGTCATAAGACACAACGGTCCATCTCTTCTAAGCTTCACCGCATTTAGCAAGTTTGTAGGAGAGAATCTTCTCAAGGAAAGCTGCTGAACACCTAACCCTTCAGAAGACTTACCACCGGGTAATCTCCCAGCAGAAGACCTACTTGAAAACGGGACACGGTTTGAGTTCAGAGAAGGTGTTCCAACAGAGACAACATGCGGCATGTTCCGAAGCGCTTTGAGGAAAAAGAGATTAGTAACACCCAAAACCATAGGAGGGAAAGCATCTCCTTCCCGGAGCGAGTTTAGTCTAGCAAAGCCAGGATCATGTATAGTGAAATAAGGTCTGAAGTCAACGCTGCAAAACAACGGCGCAACAAGACTCACAAGACAAGCAACCGCCTCCGAACACTGCGGAGGAGTCGGCGCTATGATGAGTATAGGCTCCCCGATCAATAACAACTCCCACAGAGTCCAAAGCTGCAACAACAGACCCCTGTAAACCCCAAACAGATCCGCGTCATGGAACAGACCCTGAGGAACAGACTGATTGGTAGGAAGCAAAGGAGCCATGGAGGAAGCAGACTCTTCATACAACACGCCGTTATTCTCCAAAGGAAGGCTATGAGGAGGAGGCAAGTTGACCCTGAGCGTGGCGTTACCAATGGGAAGCTCCATGAGCATCCCAGGCACAGGGGGAGGCCATAAAGAGACGAAACCAGCGACGTGTTCAATAGCTTTGTTCCCCACGTCGAAATACAAAGGACCGATGATTTGAAGCAAGGGTCGAAAGACGCTAGAGTAAGGCGCGTGGGAGAGTATCACAACGGACTTCTGCTCGCCTCCTCGTTTCAGCCTCTCGTCGTGTCTCTGCCTGTTGAACACGTAACCGTACAAGTACCTGTTGTTATTATCACCGTTTGGCCTGCGGAAGCGGAAGAAGAAGATGCAGTCGTGGATGCTGGAGCGGTTGTGTTGTTTCTGGGAGACGGAGTCGGGGAAGGAGTTGAATGAGACTTCGATCTCTTCTTCTTGGGAGAGGCGGTTTGGCGGGTAGGATTCTTCTAGGATCTGGCCTTGTTCGAGATCGAATCTCATTATGCAGAAGGAGTGCACCCATCGTGATAAAGAGGCGAGATCGGGTTTGATGGTTAGCTCGGGCTTCACGGAGAAGGATGGAGAGCGACTCATCTCAAAGTTAATCAAGAGTTTATGTGATCTTCATCGTTATCACCGCTCATACTTGCGCAATGAAGGGGATTCAGATTCGGGTTGGGTTTGCTTCACTAAACACTATCCCTGTGTGGAATTGATTCCCAATTTTCAGCTTGAGATGTTAGATCAGATCAATACCAGACGTTTTAGCAGCTTCGAAGGCTTTTCTTTGATTGAATACAAGAACAGGGAAGGTTCTGAGGGGCGTGCGAAACTGTGGAAGAGATTAAGGTTTTCTGAGAGGAGGAAGAGGAGACGATGGCTTGCAATGTGATGAATTGAAATTAAGTTTGAGTTTTGGCGTTTCGATCTGAAGAATGAGAATCATCGGAACGGAGATAAACGATGAAGACGATGATGATTTGATGGACGATGTTTGGAGTTGTTCTATCTTTCTTTAAATTGCACAATAGGTCCTCTTTATTTCTTACTTCTTAAAAATGTTACCCTATACTTTACGCCTAGATACAAGACATACTATGATCATGTTGCTGAAGATGTTTTTCATGTCTGATCTGGTCGGTTCTGGCTGCGAGTAGACTGGATACCATATTCTCTAATCTGAATTTAGAATAATACAGAGATAGCCAAAACCTTTGTTGCTGGATTTACCATGTAAACTGCATGAGCCGAAAGTCAGATTCAGATTAGTCAAATCGTAACAATTTTGTTCTCAAATGAGTTTACACAATGCCTTAATATTTTACCATTAAGCTGCCACTATTTGGTTGTTGTTTAAGATGTTAATAAGCTTGCTTTTACTGTGTATTATTTCATAATGATACCAAGTTGTTCTTTACTCTCATGTCTCATCGTAGACTCTATTTTGTTCCATGTATTGAGATTTTTTTTTATCTGAACAGGAATATATACGAATCAGTCACTTATTCGAGGCAATTGTCAGGACTGATTTATCCAGTTTGTATCCCAAACTGTGTTATTTACATCATTGCCACTAGTTTTCACAGGCCCTGGGTTTTTATAACAGTGTAGTAACCAACGAGCAACTACTTGAGACGACTGTAGGCAAAAACTCCGAGACAGCCAACGGCCAAAGCAAGAAGAACAGGTAAAGTGGATGCTTCGAGGTTCTGTGTTGTGCTGTTTGTTCTGTTGCTGTCTAGTCTCTCTATGCGAGACCTTTCTCCAACATACTCCCTAAGGAGATTGCTCAGTGTGTCCATTTGATGCATTATCTGACGTTGCCCACGAGCAACCAGTATAACCTGTCCACAATAATAATAGTAAAAAAAAAAAAATTAATTACTTTTAGGTTCTTTTGAGTCTAAAGCTATCTCTAAGCTTCTGAGGATGCAATTCAAGAATAAATTCAAGAATGTGAGTTTCAAAACATACCTCTTCCATCAGAGGAGATTCCCTTACAAGCTGAGATTGGGATGAGGACAGTGATAAGAGGGACCCATTACCATTTTCCATTGGTAAAGCCAAGTTGTGTTGACTACCTGATGCAGCTATCCTGTTCGGAATCTTGGAGTTCAACTCTTCTATGCGGGATGTGAAGTCATCCATCCTCTCGTTCAGTGTTGATATTTGATCTGACAGCTGAGTTATAACACCCTACAGAACATCATATGTTCGGTTATACTAATTGTAAGCTAAACTTATGATCTCACGGCAAAAACAGAGAGGCCACTACTTTACCTGATTTGGAAGAGTGGCTGGTGAAGCAGGGGCTCTGGCATCTAACATTCTGTTGTTAACAGCAAGCCTTGTCAAGTTAGGCAAGACTTTGTGTCTTTGATTTGTGTATGACTTTGACACACCGCTGTTAAAACGTGCATCAATACACAAGTCAGATGATTCCCTGATGTAACATATATTGTCTTTATTCTTAGATCCCGTCACTTTCTCAAAATAAGCCAATCAAGGAGAAGGAATAGAGGATACCCGTGAAGGTATTTCATTCTACTATCAGCAGACGCTCTTGAGAGGGCTTCTTTAGGGCTAGAAACTGTATCATCATCTAAGCTGAGTTTTGTCTTCAAGTCATCTGGCAAAGCCTGAAACATGACCAAAACGCCCGAGCGTATCAAACTACCATCATGACACAATCAAATAAATCACAACTCATACCATAACATCATTCACAAGCCTCTCCAGCTGTATCTGTTCAATATATGTATGTGGACAATATGAACCTTCCAATCCGAGTTCGTTGGCCACATTTTCGACGAAGGAACGGTCTCTACCTTGTACCTTCATAACAGAAATGGACAAAAAGACCACCTTAAAGTCAGTATAAACTTTTAAAGAGAAAAAGAGAAGCAGATAGTACCTGAACGTATGTCCGGTTCAGTTGTTCCAACCAATCAGTCTTCACAATAACCTTCTCATCATCAAAGATATGACTTTTTCTTTTCAAGATTGTTGCAATAGTATAACCCAATGCCATTAATCCTCCAAGAAGGCGAACACTGACTTCAAAAGTTATTCTGGGTGATATAATAAATGGACGATCTGTAACCCACTCCTGAAAGCAATACATTGAACGGTAAGCATTCATTCTATCGATATGAGATTAGAATGTATCTGCCTATCTGTTCTTAATCTAATATGGCCTTTGTACATAAGAACACTAGTCTGAACAAGTATTAAACAAACCTCAAACATGAGATTGTATTTTCCATCCCGGTTCCTCATTCTGAGGTATGATTGGCACGCTTCAGGATCCTCGCCTGGCGGTAGCAGATAGATGTCGTAAGTTTCCTCTGTGCGTTCCTTGAAATCCTCAGACAGAACTGCCTTCATTTGTTCTGGTGTTACAGCCTTTGTTGACTACAATAAGATAACAAAAATCACTCCAACCAGGAAAAAATTTGCTGCTATAATATAAGAGCGCCACAATATACACGTTTTAACAATATAAATGTTGTAACCTTTAGAATATAAGTTGGGTTCTGAAAGCCACTGAAGGGGTTAAACTTGTTTTGGATCTTGATATGAGCTGTCTTCAGGTCTGGTTCAATAAACGCCTTGTACATAGGATAAACCTGGCATAAGCATCATTTCATGTTTTATTCATATCTGAAATGACTCCAGACAGCAAAGACGAGAGCAAAGGATTAGTATGAAAACCGTCTCAGATATTTGATGAATGATTTCTTCAGGTTCCTGGCCAGCACGTTGAATGTCCCGCAAAACACGCTTGACAAGATCAAA
This genomic interval from Brassica oleracea var. oleracea cultivar TO1000 chromosome C2, BOL, whole genome shotgun sequence contains the following:
- the LOC106327900 gene encoding uridine-cytidine kinase C isoform X2, whose protein sequence is MVLESSVALSPRRRLGLLRDQVQLIKRKDSGRYEIVPIEDPLSFEKGFYAVIRACQLLAQKNDGLILVGLAGPSGAGKTVFTEKILNFMPSIAIINMDNYNDGTRVIDGNFDDPRLTDYDTLLDNLHGLKDGKSVQVPIYDFKSSSRIGYRTLEVPSSRIVILEGIYALSEKLRPFLDLRVSVTGGVHFDLVKRVLRDIQRAGQEPEEIIHQISETVYPMYKAFIEPDLKTAHIKIQNKFNPFSGFQNPTYILKSTKAVTPEQMKAVLSEDFKERTEETYDIYLLPPGEDPEACQSYLRMRNRDGKYNLMFEEWVTDRPFIISPRITFEVSVRLLGGLMALGYTIATILKRKSHIFDDEKVIVKTDWLEQLNRTYVQVQGRDRSFVENVANELGLEGSYCPHTYIEQIQLERLVNDVMALPDDLKTKLSLDDDTVSSPKEALSRASADSRMKYLHGGVSKSYTNQRHKVLPNLTRLAVNNRMLDARAPASPATLPNQGVITQLSDQISTLNERMDDFTSRIEELNSKIPNRIAASGSQHNLALPMENGNGSLLSLSSSQSQLVRESPLMEEVILVARGQRQIMHQMDTLSNLLREYVGERSRIERLDSNRTNSTTQNLEASTLPVLLALAVGCLGVFAYSRLK
- the LOC106327900 gene encoding uridine-cytidine kinase C isoform X1 — protein: MVLESSVALSPRRRLGLLRDQVQLIKRKDSGRYEIVPIEDPLSFEKGFYAVIRACQLLAQKNDGLILVGLAGPSGAGKTVFTEKILNFMPSIAIINMDNYNDGTRVIDGNFDDPRLTDYDTLLDNLHGLKDGKSVQVPIYDFKSSSRIGYRTLEVPSSRIVILEGIYALSEKLRPFLDLRVSVTGGVHFDLVKRVLRDIQRAGQEPEEIIHQISETVYPMYKAFIEPDLKTAHIKIQNKFNPFSGFQNPTYILKSTKAVTPEQMKAVLSEDFKERTEETYDIYLLPPGEDPEACQSYLRMRNRDGKYNLMFEEWVTDRPFIISPRITFEVSVRLLGGLMALGYTIATILKRKSHIFDDEKVIVKTDWLEQLNRTYVQVQGRDRSFVENVANELGLEGSYCPHTYIEQIQLERLVNDVMALPDDLKTKLSLDDDTVSSPKEALSRASADSRMKYLHGESSDLCIDARFNSGVSKSYTNQRHKVLPNLTRLAVNNRMLDARAPASPATLPNQGVITQLSDQISTLNERMDDFTSRIEELNSKIPNRIAASGSQHNLALPMENGNGSLLSLSSSQSQLVRESPLMEEVILVARGQRQIMHQMDTLSNLLREYVGERSRIERLDSNRTNSTTQNLEASTLPVLLALAVGCLGVFAYSRLK
- the LOC106327900 gene encoding uridine-cytidine kinase C isoform X3: MGTLMDGKSVQVPIYDFKSSSRIGYRTLEVPSSRIVILEGIYALSEKLRPFLDLRVSVTGGVHFDLVKRVLRDIQRAGQEPEEIIHQISETVYPMYKAFIEPDLKTAHIKIQNKFNPFSGFQNPTYILKSTKAVTPEQMKAVLSEDFKERTEETYDIYLLPPGEDPEACQSYLRMRNRDGKYNLMFEEWVTDRPFIISPRITFEVSVRLLGGLMALGYTIATILKRKSHIFDDEKVIVKTDWLEQLNRTYVQVQGRDRSFVENVANELGLEGSYCPHTYIEQIQLERLVNDVMALPDDLKTKLSLDDDTVSSPKEALSRASADSRMKYLHGESSDLCIDARFNSGVSKSYTNQRHKVLPNLTRLAVNNRMLDARAPASPATLPNQGVITQLSDQISTLNERMDDFTSRIEELNSKIPNRIAASGSQHNLALPMENGNGSLLSLSSSQSQLVRESPLMEEVILVARGQRQIMHQMDTLSNLLREYVGERSRIERLDSNRTNSTTQNLEASTLPVLLALAVGCLGVFAYSRLK